One genomic window of Gemmatimonadales bacterium includes the following:
- a CDS encoding aldehyde dehydrogenase family protein, producing MRNLLIADRRPSGSGVIGVMEPAKGEPFEEVAAAGPAELEAAITAAKAAFPGWAARTAVARAEILFRFSDLVRAHAEELAVLEARNVGKPIGDARWEANHVADTLRYYAGAADKHVGETIPVKKGGIDITLRVPLGVVGLIVPWNFPMVIATWKVAPALACGNTVVLKPASLTPLTALRLGELALEAGVPPGVLNVLPGPGAAIGAALSSHPDVAKIGFTGETATGRAIMAAAAQTIKRVSLELGGKSPCIVFGDADVAQAAGEAAASVFANAGQDCCARSRTIVERSIYPQFVEAMRAAADGTVVGNPLAEETQMGPVISAGQRDVTERYLALGKQEGARLVTGGQRIEGPGYFLQPAVFADARPGMRIVDEEIFGPVASVIPFDTEAEAVAIANGSIYGLSGSLWTNDLKRGLRVAAAVQTGVLSVNSSSSVHLQAPFGGFKQSGLGRELGMHALDHYSEIKNIYFETSP from the coding sequence ATGCGGAACCTGTTGATCGCCGACCGGCGCCCGAGTGGCTCGGGCGTCATCGGTGTGATGGAGCCGGCCAAGGGCGAACCGTTCGAAGAGGTCGCCGCGGCTGGTCCGGCCGAGCTCGAAGCGGCCATCACCGCCGCCAAAGCGGCGTTTCCCGGGTGGGCCGCCCGAACCGCGGTGGCCCGAGCCGAGATCCTGTTCCGGTTCTCCGACCTGGTGCGCGCCCACGCCGAGGAGCTCGCGGTGCTGGAGGCGCGCAACGTCGGCAAGCCCATCGGCGACGCCCGCTGGGAAGCCAATCACGTCGCCGACACGCTGCGCTACTACGCCGGCGCGGCCGACAAGCACGTCGGCGAGACCATCCCGGTCAAGAAGGGTGGGATCGACATCACCCTGCGCGTGCCGCTCGGGGTGGTGGGATTGATCGTGCCGTGGAACTTCCCCATGGTGATCGCCACCTGGAAGGTGGCCCCGGCCCTGGCCTGCGGGAACACGGTCGTGCTCAAGCCCGCGAGCCTCACCCCGCTCACCGCCCTGCGCCTGGGGGAGCTCGCGCTCGAGGCGGGTGTGCCGCCCGGCGTGCTCAACGTGCTCCCGGGTCCGGGTGCCGCGATCGGAGCAGCGCTGTCGTCGCATCCCGACGTCGCGAAGATCGGCTTTACCGGCGAGACCGCGACCGGTCGCGCCATCATGGCCGCGGCCGCCCAGACCATCAAGCGCGTGTCGCTGGAGCTGGGGGGTAAATCACCCTGTATCGTGTTCGGTGATGCAGACGTCGCACAGGCCGCGGGCGAGGCGGCCGCATCGGTGTTCGCCAACGCGGGGCAGGACTGCTGCGCCCGCTCGCGCACCATCGTGGAGCGCTCCATCTATCCGCAATTCGTGGAGGCGATGCGCGCGGCGGCCGATGGTACCGTGGTGGGCAATCCGCTCGCCGAAGAGACCCAGATGGGGCCGGTCATCTCCGCCGGCCAGCGCGATGTCACCGAGCGGTACCTCGCCCTGGGAAAGCAGGAGGGCGCGCGGCTGGTGACCGGCGGCCAGCGGATCGAGGGGCCGGGATACTTCCTCCAGCCCGCCGTGTTCGCCGACGCGCGCCCCGGGATGCGAATCGTGGACGAGGAGATCTTCGGCCCCGTCGCCAGCGTCATCCCGTTCGACACCGAGGCGGAGGCGGTCGCCATCGCCAACGGGTCGATCTACGGATTGTCGGGCTCGCTCTGGACCAACGATCTGAAGCGCGGACTCCGGGTGGCTGCCGCGGTGCAGACCGGAGTGCTGTCGGTCAACTCTTCGTCCAGCGTGCACCTCCAGGCTCCCTTCGGCGGGTTCAAACAGTCGGGGCTCGGGCGCGAGCTCGGCATGCACGCGCTCGACCACTACTCCGAGATCAAGAACATCTACTTCGAGACCTCCCCATGA
- a CDS encoding MGMT family protein has translation MRSRASDGTRARIYSVVRRIPRGRVATYGQVAELAGLSGHARQVGYALHALPPGSRVPWHRVINAAGGVSLRAAPGDEVTQRQLLESEGIVFDARGRVPLARVRWRPAAPKREIA, from the coding sequence ATGCGTTCGCGGGCGTCGGACGGGACTCGTGCCCGGATCTACTCGGTGGTGCGCCGCATTCCCCGGGGCCGGGTGGCAACCTACGGCCAGGTCGCCGAGCTGGCCGGCCTGTCCGGCCACGCGCGCCAGGTGGGCTACGCCCTCCACGCCTTGCCGCCCGGCTCCCGGGTCCCATGGCATCGGGTGATCAATGCCGCCGGCGGGGTGAGTCTCCGTGCCGCGCCCGGCGACGAGGTCACCCAGCGACAGTTGCTGGAGAGCGAGGGCATCGTCTTCGACGCACGCGGGCGGGTGCCGCTCGCCCGGGTGCGCTGGCGTCCGGCAGCCCCCAAGCGAGAGATCGCCTAG
- a CDS encoding glutamine synthetase family protein has product MKTVGLAELGRMVEQGAIDTVLAVFPDQQGRLTGKRYTGRTYLAAAHEGWEGCDYLLGCDIENEPLPGYALFSWELGYGDFMVRPDHSTIAVIPWLDKTALVLGDVEGKDHKPLPVAPRQVLQAQVRRAADLGLTIRLASELEFYVFNDTYEQAFDKGYRVLDPVGRYIQDYHIFQTTKEEPLMQALRRHMDALGLEVESSKGEWGPGQEELNLAHQEPVLMADHHVLFKHGIKEVAAMMGKSITFMAKWNAALAGSSFHLHSSLWDTQTGEPVGYAKAGPAHMSERLQQWVAGQLACGRDFSVFYAPYVNSYRRYMAGTFAPTRLVAGVDNRTCGLRILGHSPKAIRVENRCPGADANPYLAFAATIAAGIHGITHGLTFEGLYTGDAYRDPAVREVPKSLYEAVRLLDDSAIAREAFGDVVVDHYVNTARQEQMVYDRRVTDIDLLRNFERA; this is encoded by the coding sequence ATGAAGACCGTCGGCCTCGCCGAGCTCGGGCGCATGGTCGAGCAGGGCGCCATCGATACCGTGCTCGCCGTGTTCCCGGACCAGCAGGGGCGGCTCACGGGCAAGCGCTACACCGGCCGCACCTACCTTGCCGCCGCGCACGAGGGCTGGGAAGGATGCGACTACCTGCTCGGCTGCGACATCGAGAACGAGCCGCTGCCGGGGTACGCCCTGTTCTCTTGGGAGCTCGGGTACGGAGACTTCATGGTCCGACCCGATCATTCGACCATCGCCGTGATCCCCTGGCTCGACAAAACGGCCCTGGTGCTGGGCGACGTCGAAGGGAAGGACCACAAGCCGCTGCCGGTGGCCCCGCGCCAGGTGCTGCAGGCACAGGTACGGCGGGCGGCGGATCTCGGGCTCACCATTCGGCTGGCCTCCGAGCTCGAGTTCTATGTCTTCAACGACACCTACGAGCAGGCCTTCGACAAGGGGTACCGCGTGCTCGATCCCGTCGGCCGGTACATCCAGGACTACCACATCTTCCAGACCACCAAGGAAGAGCCGCTCATGCAGGCGCTGCGGCGTCACATGGACGCCCTCGGCCTGGAGGTCGAGAGCTCCAAGGGAGAGTGGGGGCCGGGGCAGGAGGAGCTGAATCTGGCGCATCAGGAGCCGGTGCTCATGGCCGACCACCACGTCCTGTTCAAGCACGGGATCAAGGAAGTGGCCGCCATGATGGGCAAGTCCATCACCTTCATGGCCAAGTGGAATGCCGCCCTGGCAGGGAGCTCCTTCCATCTGCACAGCTCTCTCTGGGACACGCAGACCGGTGAGCCGGTGGGTTACGCCAAGGCCGGACCGGCCCACATGTCGGAGCGGCTGCAGCAATGGGTCGCCGGACAGCTCGCCTGCGGGCGGGACTTCAGCGTGTTCTACGCGCCCTACGTGAACAGCTATCGTCGCTACATGGCGGGAACCTTCGCGCCCACGCGACTGGTGGCAGGCGTGGACAACCGCACCTGCGGTCTCCGCATCCTGGGCCACTCGCCCAAGGCCATTCGGGTGGAGAACCGCTGCCCCGGCGCCGACGCCAATCCCTACCTCGCCTTCGCGGCCACCATCGCGGCCGGTATCCACGGGATCACGCACGGCCTCACGTTCGAGGGCCTCTACACCGGCGACGCCTACCGCGACCCCGCAGTGCGCGAGGTGCCGAAGTCGCTGTACGAGGCCGTCCGCCTGCTGGACGACTCCGCGATCGCGCGGGAGGCGTTCGGGGACGTCGTCGTGGACCACTACGTGAACACCGCCCGTCAGGAGCAGATGGTGTACGACCGGCGGGTCACCGATATCGACCTGCTGCGGAACTTCGAGCGCGCGTGA